The Cytobacillus sp. NJ13 sequence TGTACCCAATATCCATCCCAGCTTGATCAAAAATATGCAGCTTCATCTCGCCGAACGCCCCCATCACACTGGAAAAATGAGTCCAGTCTCCCTCACTAAAATAGCGCTTTGGGTTCCTCAGTTTAATCGAACTGATTTCCCCTTTGCAGCTGATCATCCTTTTCAGGAGCTGCTTTTTGGACATTTCCAGTGAAAAAATAAGGGCCGCATCCTGATCAGCCGCGTTCAGGGCCATATTGAGGGCAAAGGCAGTTTTCCCAACACCCGGCCGCGCTCCGACAATGATCAGATCAGACTCCTGGAACCCGCCGGTCAGCCTGTCCTGTTTCTAAAACCAGACGGAATCCCGGTCATTTCCCCCAGGTCCTTTTCCGCTTCCCCGTAAAGCTCAACCAAGGAAGGCATGACCACCCCCAAGTCATCATCTGCTACATGATCCTCAATCTGCATGAGATCCTGAATGCCATCCCTTAAAGTACAGGAAATGTCTCCAGTCTTCGCATTTTCCTGAATCCGACCCGCAATTTCGACAGCCTTGCGCTTCTTGTAATATTCAAGAACCGTGTCCTGATAAAATGTAAAGTTCGCTACAGTCGGCACACTACCGGCAAGCTGGGTGATATAGCCAATCCCGCCAAAGCTCTCAAGATTGTGCTGGCCCGCTTCTTCCACAACCGAAATCACATCAACAGGCTTCCCCTTAGCATCAAGCTGCAGAATAAGTGTCATCAGCCGCCTTAGCCTCGCTAAATAAAAGTGTTCCGGCCGCAGCGTGCATTCTTTGATAGCCCATCCTCCAAAAACAGCGCCCCCACTGTCGCCTCTTCTGCCTCCTGGCTGTAAAGCCCGTACCCCTGCATCAGGCTTCACCCCTGGCTATGCCGAGAATCTCCCGCATTTTCGCCAGCTCAGCCTGAACCACTTCCTCGCTTGCCGGCTTCCAGGGAATCGGCACAATAAAGGCAGTATCCCGACAATCCGGAATCGCTCTGGAAACAGCCGCAGACTTTCGAACCAGATCCGAAATCTTCGGCGGGTAAGGTGAAACCTCCACATGCCGAAGCAAATTCAGCCGCAGGTCTTCAATCTCATGATGCTTCAGCACCTCATGCCAGTAATCAATTTTCTGCTGATTCACCTCAAACTGATTGTAATAAACGGATATCAGAGCCAGCAATGTATACGTCTCCCGTTTAGTCATCAAGGTTAAAATCCTCCTCCTGCATCTGCTTACCAAGCGGCATTTGATTCAGGTACGATTCAAAGCGGGTGCCAAACAGCGTCTCA is a genomic window containing:
- a CDS encoding DnaB-like helicase N-terminal domain-containing protein produces the protein MTLILQLDAKGKPVDVISVVEEAGQHNLESFGGIGYITQLAGSVPTVANFTFYQDTVLEYYKKRKAVEIAGRIQENAKTGDISCTLRDGIQDLMQIEDHVADDDLGVVMPSLVELYGEAEKDLGEMTGIPSGFRNRTG
- a CDS encoding replicative helicase loader/inhibitor, with protein sequence MTKRETYTLLALISVYYNQFEVNQQKIDYWHEVLKHHEIEDLRLNLLRHVEVSPYPPKISDLVRKSAAVSRAIPDCRDTAFIVPIPWKPASEEVVQAELAKMREILGIARGEA